The genome window ACTTGGGCATTTTAAgaagtcattgcctctcagcctcagaggtaggcaatggtaaaccacctctgaataccgcttacctatttgtagggtcgccataagttgaaattgattGGAAGGCAATCCTATAGTCCTGGTATGCCAGCTGGCTATTTAACACCACTACAGCATTGATGGCATTTAATCCGGATCCTATGCACTTTCAGCACAAAAGCTGTGAAAGGCAGAGCAACACCCCCAGCGTCTGGCAACACTGCCAGCTCTCACAAATTGTGGGCTGGTTTAGCAACAGCACCCTCATGGGCCAGCCACGAAGGAGCCAAGCGGCTCATGGCTGCAGAGAGCTGCCCCATAATGTTTTTCTACCCCGCGGCCATTCCACCAGGCACAACATCTCATTGCCCTCCGCTGTAGGAGCCACTGTGACCCAGGCAAAAAGGATCCAGTCAGTGTGAGGCCCTCTGAATTCCTGCACGTAGCAGTTTCAATCCCCTTATCGCAACTCCCCTTCTGCTGCGCCTGAGCATCCCTTTGgctgcagaggaaggagaggcattGCAATCAGTGGCTTCATTCTGGAGCATGCGCAAAGTGTCACCACTTATTTCACAGTAGGGACAGTGGTGTTTTCTCCTGGGGTGCTATTTGCCAACCACCTGCATGCCAAACAAACAAGCTTTTCTCTGAGAGAAACCCACCAAATAAGCTAAGTGGAGGAAAAGGGGTTCAAGACCCACTGGGGGAAGAGGAGGCATTTGCCAGCCTGGGAAAGGGGAGGACCAGGAGTGTCAGTAAGggaagctgctgttgctgccacctCTGCTCGCTACATAGGGCCACGggtaccaacctggtgccctccagatgttgctggactcctaacTCACATCAGCACTAACCAGCACGGCCATTAGAGAGGGGGGAATCATGCTGGCTATCCTCAGAGGCTTTGGAAACAAGATGGGAACAAGGAGGACAACAGGAAGGAAACGCCCAGGACTTGAACCTATGCTGCATACTCCACACAGCAGCATCCTAACAAACTGGTCCCAGCAGCAGACAAGAAGCAGCTGCTGCGTGAGGCATTTGCCATCCCCGGTGTCAGAGTTCAGGCCTTGCCCAGACGTTGAATCTGCTGTGTTCTTAGAAGGGGAGCAGGGCTCCCCCAGCTAGACCTCCCCAACTGCCAGTGGCCTTGAAGTGCCATTGAATCCAGACACTCTCTTCCCTCCCTGGGCCACTGGTGTAGAGGCACCAGGTAGGTGCTTCAGAGCTGCCAGTGAAGAGCCATTTAATGGCACCTGCAACCGCCAGTGAGGAGGGGGAAATGTGTGGAAGCACCTGCCAGGATCAGGGCCTAGCTGAGAGCCAGAAGGGGGTGGAGCCTCTAGCTCCTACATAAGCTCCCAGTCTGGGCTGCCAACAGCTCTGTGCCAAGCCTCCCTCACTGGGCCAAGCTGTCCTACACATTGGGGACCCTGTTCTGTTGGAATGGAGCAGTTTCACCTGcaggaggttccaggttcaaattcTGGAGAGACCACTTCTACACAGGCCCAGCTGGGCAAGTGAGGTGATGGAGCCAATCATGGGAAGAACTGCATGGGTCCAATCCCTGGCTTCCCTCCATGGGCCACTTCCTGCTTCTTGGCCATCCCTCTCCGTGGCCACCCGTGGGATCACTCTCTCCTCCCCTGCTTTTTCAATTAATTGGCCAGCTGTGCTGTTTACCTGCCCAGCAGGTTTTACTCTCCATCTCCCTCCTGCAAACTGACTGACTAGTACCAGTGCAGCCATGTCCATTCCACGTGTGAACTCTTAGAAGCCTGACTCCTCGCACTCACCAGAATCTGAATGGCAGAGAGAGGAGTCACTGGCTCTGAGCCAcggtgcagaaaagggcatgtttagccttgagaagggaagattGTTCTCTTCCTATTAAGTGTTCTGGGGCAGGTTTTGTGTGTTCTGAGTATGCCTGACATGAGGCCAGAAATATGTCTGTTATCTGAATTATAGGCAGACAGATTACATACTGCTGTTGATGCACTGTGATTTTGGGCAGAGTAAGTCTGAATTCTGTGCTCTATTGTGGCAGAGCGGGTGCGACATTAGAGGGTGGGTGGGGGCAGTGTATTTTGtcctccattgaattcagtgggtagGTTGACTTGCACTACCTCTGAAGTGTTGACATAACATTATGCTAGCATCAGAGGCAGGGTCAGGGTCTGAGGGACAATAGGATGCCAGCGCTTCACACCTTCAGGGTAGATCCATCAGTGTGGAGTTGTGTATCTACAAAATGTATTGTGACTGAATGAGACGTATGTGTAATTGTATAGTGTGGCTTCTGCCATTCCTTGTGGGTTACCAAGTGGCATATCAGGAGTGCAGGACTGCAAGAGCTCCAGGTGCACCACTTAAATTTGCCAGAtagaatcccatctgaaaatagtgacagcctcCTAGCGTACTCAGCTTCTGGTTGAGGTGATGTGTCTATTACAGTCCAGTGTAGATGGACCATTCAGATTACTGGGTTTTTGGAAGGGTTATTGACAGCATAGGCATCATCTGTTCTTGCTGGAATATTTTTCTGGTCCTGGTCTTTACTCAAGTTTTCCAGGTTCAGTTCTGTGCGCATGGGGAAGGCTGCAcggcaggagggaggagggcctctatctctctgtgtgtgcaaaaGGAAAGGCATTCCTATTCTGATGTTTTGTTCCTGCTTTTCCTTGTAGAGTCGAGAAGTAGTTCCTTGCTACAGGAGCAATGGAGATGCAATCTTACTACACTAAACTCTTGGGAGAGCTCAATGAGCAACGGAAGAGGGACTTCTTTTGTGACTGTAGTATCATTGTGGAGGGGAGGATTTTCAAAGCCCACAAGAACATTCTCTTTGCCAACAGTGGTTACTTTAGAGCATTGCTGATCCATTACATCCAAGACAGTGGTCGGCACAGCACTGCGTCCTTGGACATTGTCACATCAGAGGCCTTCTCAATTATCCTGGACTTCCTTTATTCAGGGAAGTTAGATCTTTGTGGGGAAAATGTGATTGAAGTCATGTCTGCAGCCAGTTACCTGCAGATGACTGATGTCGTCAACTTCTGCAAGACGTATATCAGGTCGTCGCTGGATATCTGCAGGAAAATAGAGAGAGAAGCTGCCTTTTATCAGGCTGACAGCGGGAGCTCCAGTTCTGCTCGAGAGGGTACATCGTATGGTGCAAAGAGCCAGTGTTCTGCATCGGTTTCATCTCTGCAGGAAAAGGAAAGGGTTCCAGATTGCCAGCGAGACCCTCCTTGTGGGGAATGTTGCAGCTGCCACCCCATTCAGCTTGTGGTGAGGGACCCTGTAAGCAGTGAGTCTCCAGATGACACAAATTCTTCACTGCCCAAAGTGGTAGAACCCAAAGTAGAGTTTGATGCAGATGAAGTGGAAATGGAAGTTGGTGACCGGCTACAGCAGTACCCAACTCCACTGACAATTGAACAGCTAGAACAGGGGCTCCACAGTggccaggctgtggacctggcgTGCAACAACTACCACATGAAGCAGTTCCTGGAAGCTTTGCTGCGCAACAGCACAGCCCAGAGGAAGGATGATGTGGTCCATCACTTTGTTCGTGGGTTTGAGGGTAGGCCAGAAGACCCAGGTGGCCCCGTGAGTTCCATGGTGGACATTCACAATGACTGGTATGGAGAGGATGCAGGTGAGATAAGACCCCTTGAGATGGGGTGGGATTCCTGCGTCACAATGGGTAGCTTTCTGTATGGAAGACACACTTTTCtgatggctcctgctgggaggaagggcgggatataaatctaataaataaataaatggcacagcaggggtgggcagggGGGATTCTGGATTTCAGAAGAAAGAGACCTTGATTCTGAGCTATTCAGTTTCTGGAAAGGTATACATATCCAACCTTGGAAACTAGTTTGTATTAGTGCCAATTGTTGATGATTGTGACCAAGGTGGAAAAGGGTGATTTCATAAAATAAAAGTCTACATCTTGGAACATTTTATGTTGTGGCTGCTCTTGGATTTAGAATGGTTTTCATTTTCTTCTGTGATAACATTCCAGAGAGACATTGAGGCGAGGCAGAACCTTTCTCCATAAGCTTGGTAATGGAGGCCAAGTCAGCTGCTGGGTGATGTGTTTTTTAATATACGTGCTGTAATTTTCAGGTTTTACCTAGAAAGGAC of Rhineura floridana isolate rRhiFlo1 chromosome 15, rRhiFlo1.hap2, whole genome shotgun sequence contains these proteins:
- the ZBTB8B gene encoding zinc finger and BTB domain-containing protein 8B; the protein is MEMQSYYTKLLGELNEQRKRDFFCDCSIIVEGRIFKAHKNILFANSGYFRALLIHYIQDSGRHSTASLDIVTSEAFSIILDFLYSGKLDLCGENVIEVMSAASYLQMTDVVNFCKTYIRSSLDICRKIEREAAFYQADSGSSSSAREGTSYGAKSQCSASVSSLQEKERVPDCQRDPPCGECCSCHPIQLVVRDPVSSESPDDTNSSLPKVVEPKVEFDADEVEMEVGDRLQQYPTPLTIEQLEQGLHSGQAVDLACNNYHMKQFLEALLRNSTAQRKDDVVHHFVRGFEGRPEDPGGPVSSMVDIHNDWYGEDAGDVLVVPIKLHKCPFCPYTAKQKGILKRHIRSHTGERPYPCEICGKRFTRQEHLRSHALSVHRSNKPIICKGCRRTFTSSLSQGLRRFGLCDSCTCVTTTHEDSMPINLSLMEPSSEGQEKSDPDNDWPIYVESGDENDPPEDDDPDPDPDDKQDLHREALM